In a single window of the Rhineura floridana isolate rRhiFlo1 chromosome 3, rRhiFlo1.hap2, whole genome shotgun sequence genome:
- the LOC133381861 gene encoding zinc finger protein ZFP2-like, which yields MRNKLTLHQRIHTGEKPYKCAECGISFTQRHHLTSHHRTHTGEKPYKCLECGKSFSCSQSLASHQRTHTGEKPYKCLECGKSFSQSSSLSLHQRIHTGEKPYKCTECGNSFSQSQSLTSHHRTHTGKKPYKCLECGKSFSCRKSLASHQRTHTGEKPYKCLECGKSFSQSRSFSLHQRTHTGEKPYKCIECGKCFSQSSHLSSHHRTHTGEKPYKCLECGKCFSCSQNLTLHQRIHTGEKPYKCAECEKCFSCSRNLTSHQRTHTGEKPYECMECRKRFSDSRNLSSHQRTHTGEKPYKCIECGKSFSWSQSLTSHHRTHTGEKSYK from the coding sequence ATGAGAAATaagcttactttacatcaaagaatccacacaggagaaaaaccctaTAAATGTGCAGAGTGTGGAATAAGTTTCACTCAGAGGcatcaccttacttcacatcacagaacccacacaggggagaagccatataagtgtctggagtgtggaaagagtttcagttgtAGTCAAAGCCTAgcttcccatcaaagaacccacacaggggagaaaccatataagtgtctggaatgtggaaagagtttcagtcagagtAGTAGCCtttctttacatcaaagaatccacacaggagagaaaccgtataaatgcacAGAGTGTGGAAATAGTTTCAGTCAGAGCCaaagccttacttcgcatcacagaacccacacagggaagaagccatataagtgtctggagtgtggaaagagtttcagttgtAGAAAAAGCCTAgcttcccatcaaagaacccacacaggggagaaaccatataagtgtctggaatgtggaaagagtttcagtcagagtAGAAGCTtttctttacatcaaagaacccacacaggagagaaaccatataaatgcatagagtgtggaaaaTGTTTCAGTCAGAGCTCACACCTttcttcacatcacagaacccacacaggggagaagccatataagtgtctggagtgtggaaagtgtttcAGTTGTAGTCAaaaccttactttacatcaaagaatccacacaggagaaaaaccctaTAAATGTGCAGAGTGTGAAAAGTGTTTCAGTTGTAGTCgaaaccttacttcacatcaaagaacccacacaggagagaaaccatatgaatgtaTGGAATGTAGAAAGAGGTTCAGTGATAGTAGAAACCTTTCctcccatcaaagaacccacacaggagagaaaccatataaatgcatagagtgtgggaAAAGTTTCAGTTGGAGCCaaagccttacttcgcatcacagaacccacactgGGGAGAAGTCATATAAgtga